The Gossypium hirsutum isolate 1008001.06 chromosome D07, Gossypium_hirsutum_v2.1, whole genome shotgun sequence genome includes the window GTTGTTAATTACTTATGATTTAGGGTAACTATGCACCAGTCAGTTCCCTCTTAAATAAAAGCTACAATGCTATATACGATATTTGGTGTAGTTTACAAATGACAGCATAGCACCCTAGTCTATAGTATTCAGCATGTTACCATGAACTAAAATTGTACAGCGTTGGCGTAGCAGATTACAACCATAAGCGACAGAACCAGAGATGGTTGGATGGATGAGCTTGTTACTTGAACAGAACATTTACTTGGTGTGGTCATTTGTATTCAATTAACTAAAGATCTTCCATACTATATGATTTGTTAAAGAAGATGCTGCTTTTAACAGCTGGTTTCAGTTGCTCTCATTCCAATTCAGTGTTTGGCTAAGTAAATCAGACAAATGATTGACCATAAAAGTAACACTTAAAaaaggataatataatttttagcctcAGAATTTGACAATTGGGTCCATTTTGGTacgtgtaaattttttttattcacgtTGGTATTTGAACTTAGCAACTAGATCTATTTTGGCCCCTAATCTTGGATTCCATTAATATTTAATGATATGACTAGTGTTCTTGTAACATGACTGGACTGGTCGCTCAGATTAATTAGATCAAGAATCGACCAGTATACTGATCAAAGCAAAAAAGGTTGaactaattgaataaaaaacagataaaaataaaaaaattcagacaAAAACCAATAGTTGAactagtttaatattttttaattgttatgcttttttaattatttatttagttattgttGGTCTAGCAGTTGAATTGATTAAACTGATTGAATCAAGAACTAATGGTTTGATTAGTTGAACCACTAACCCAATTATTATAACACTATATGCGACAGTTTAATATTGTATCATGTCATCGCTTGATTATAtaagttttttaattttcaagcGCTGATGTGGCATAATTTCAAAGTGTCACAtcattgaatttttatatttttcaagctcgaaaatcaaaataaatctagttaccaaatttaaatatcaaaatagataaaaaaaaatacaaatattagtATGGACCTAATTGTCAAATTTAGGATTGAAAAACTATCTGATTCTTCTGCCTCTATTTTTGTTGGCAGGTCTTTTGCCTCTATATAGAAAAAGTCTTCTTTTATTCCATAATGGTCTAAATAGGACAATTGTGAACTTATCAAATGTGACTAGTTTTAACTATATGTTGATATCGTTTAGAGCTTCTTTCTTTATAAAATATGATACATGTGATTTAGGCGCATATTCACGCATGCTTGACGTAGACAATAGTAATGCAACTTCAAACAAATTTCATCTCTCCTTATCCTatgtttgtctctaatgaaaacTTGAAAACATGTTTGAATTAAGGAAGAGCAAGATAAAAGGCTCTTCTTTAACATGTAAAAgaccattttattttattggtaagttcatatgatttaaATTTGTGGGCATACCagtttttttacatttatttttatgaacttttctTTGGTACTAAGATTTTTTTTGGTCATGATAACGATTCTCTTTCAAAAGAGAACATAGATTTTAAGGTCAagattatttaattagtattatatgaaataaatttgCTTATAAATGAAAGGGTAAATTATTTCGTTAATCCCTCTGAATagaagttattattattttagtaactccaaaatatttttttattaaattggttacTTCACCGGTAAATGATAACAAAATGTTGATTGTGCATTTTCACGTTAATCACTCTAAAATTAGGGTAAGCTACCTGTTAATCACTCTAAATAGGGGTGCTCTTATTTTGGTTACCCCAAAGCAATGTGCGAAAATATACTATTAATCTTTTTGTTATCATTTAATGGTGGAGTGACcaaatttgatcaatttatttttcgaagtgaacaaaataacaaaaaaatttagaacGTTCAAAATAAAAAGATCACTATTTAGGGTGAATAAGGAACAATTTaccttaaataaaaataattggcTTTTAATGTTAGATCGTCCGTTGTGAAGAAAAAGCCCAAACTCAAAACGTTCCTACTTGAGTTGAGTCAAATATCTGTAACCCGACCCGAAACGCATTTGGTCCATCAAAAACCCTAGCGCTAGCAATAAAGTTCAGCTCCACTCCGCAGCTATATATCTTGTACAAAGCTTTTATCTCATTCCTCCGTCGCTTTTGAGAATAGAGGCAGCAGTGGCTTGACGTTCCCCTTTGCTCCCTTCTTCcaggtttctttctttttattttgacgTGTAAAAAGCTTGCTTCACAACAGGGACTTAGAATTCTTCTTTATGctggttatttatttatttattctactTAGCAGGTTTTCCTATCTATTTTATATATGTTGCAAGGCTCGATCTTTGATCAAACAAGTTCGAACCCGCTAACCTTTGAATTCGACCTTTTACGTTACTGCAATGTATTGTCTTATTGGAAAAAGGACTTTCTTTTTGTCGCATATAaccttattttttgttttagataGTTCTAGGTTTGAAGGTTGTATGGAATATGATAGTTTTCTTCTTAGGTTTAGTACTTAGAATCTAGTTATTGAATCCTATGCTTTTATTTAGGCATTATTAACAAATTGGCCCCTAAACTATACCCCAATTCCCATGTTGGTaaagcttttgtttttttttgttagatGTGGAAACTAAATTATCAATGTGCAACGTCTCACATTCTTATGGGATGTTATTATTTTACGGGGTAAACTAGGATAATTGATAATTTAGTTCTAGAAAACACTTTAAATACCTATATGGGAATTGGGGTGTAGTTTAGGAGCCAAATTGTTAATaaagtttttttcaattttgaactTTGTGAATTAATTTGTATGAGGAGTTTTTATTCATTGTAAGTGATTGACTTACTGTCCTAGCAGAAgccaaaagtttgagttaagaaCAATGGCTTTTGCTGCAATGAAGCCGACAAAACCTGGTTTGGAGGAGTCCCAGGAGCAGATTCACAAGATCAGGATCACTCTCTCCTCCAAGAATGTGAAAAACCTTGAGAAAGGTATGGATTTCTTTTATGCTAAAATATTGTAGTTTCATTTATTATATTATGGGCCTTgttattaaaattctttttcgTGGTGTGATTTCATGTAGGATGTTTGATATCCAATTGAACCAAATAGTTTCTGTTAGTCTAAAGTGTTTCCGTTTGATTGATAGTTTGTGCTGATTTGGTTCGTGGTGCCAAGGATAAGAGACTGAGGGTTAAGGGGCCAGTGAGAATGCCCACCAAGGTTCTTCACATCACAACAAGGAAGTCTCCCTGTGGTGAAGGTAGTTACTTATGTTAATTGCTTTTATTCAAGACTGTTTCTTTTCTTGAAAACATGTTTTAACTACACTTCCCATAAACAATTctatgtttcctttttccctcGGAGCTGAAAGCTAGAGATTATATCTTATATTAGAAAATAAGGTTCTGCTATCTTTCTGGTTTGCTTGGTAATCCCAGCATCTTGTAAGATTACAAGTATATGTATGTGCTTGTGCTCTTCTCTACTTCTTGTTTTCTTAGTATCCAtccatcttttttatttgttaatttattttgtaaCAATCATTAGGGACTATCATTTGCAACTTTTTTGCATGTTTAAACATATAAACTTGTCTTAGTAATTGGATCTTTGAATGCTTGTGCTACTCTTTGCTTCGTTTCTTGTTTGGCCTACATAAATGGATTAGATATATATGTCAAAATCTATTCTTTTTAGTTGGATGCCCTCTATTGTAGTAATGAGTATGAATTGCAACTGTTAGGATCTTGGTTGTTGACTGTATTTGTTGATTTATCCATTGTTTATGGTTGGGGAGTGACATGCAGTCTGATTTAAAACATAAGAAATTCATGTACGCTAAATATTTGATGTACACAATTTGTTTGGACAATTTATTGAACTATTTGGCCCCTTTGTAGGAACAAACACATGGGATAGATTTGAGCTCCGTGTTCACAAGCGAGTTATTGATCTTTTCAGCTCCCCTGATGTGGTCAAGCAGATCACATCTATCACCATTGAACCTGGTGTTGAGGTGGAGGTTACTATTGCAGATTCTTAAATATGCCTCACTTATATGCTTTTTGGCAACCTCTAGTTTTAGTCAATTAGAAGACTTCCATCTGATATAGCCCTCGATGTCCTAAACAATCTTTTAAGCTTGAGTGGTTGGTTACAGGGCTTTTGTAGTTTTTGATTTTCCCATGCTAGTATTAAAGTTAAGGTTCTATTTTGCCCTGTGGCTCTGGATTCTCTTTCCTTTTTGTTACCTAAAAAGATCATGTCTGGATGATTTTGTTTATTGCATTATTTGACATTAAATATCACGAGACTAGCtgcttcattttcattttgcTTAGTGAAGGGTCGATTATGGGAATGAGAATAACGAAATAGGATCTCTGCCTTTAGTTTTCATTTGGTCTCCATTTTtctcaaaaccattttttaaatttccatCTACAGTACTTAAAAACCGCCCATTGAGGCTTGTCTTGCTGATAATTTTTacaggtttaatttttatttttattttattttgggtttgagcttagtataatatatttggaTTTTGAGATAAGTATtaggtttataaatttaataagaaagataaaatttatttaattgtcaatataataataaataataaatatattttcatcaatTCATATATCTTATACTGataaattttacatatattaagtattttaattattttatacaaaagAACCCAattaaatatatgtaatttatgttttttataagttaaatttaaattgtttggcatcgtaaaatgaattattaataaaaatatttattttagaaaattcaaaattatttgaaactattagaatcattttaaaaaatccaAGTCCAAAAGAACTTGGGGAAAAAGCTTGATATAAAGCCGCCTGTTTTCAGTCACAGTTAGCAAAGATAGCATCATGGTCCATTTTAGCATCATGGTCCTTTTTAGGACCTCCTTGGTAAGCTGAAATTATAACTATGCTGCCAAGCATTCTTTCTAAAATTAAGTTATTTGAGTGGTTAAAAATCACCAATTGAAATTTGTTTAATGTTAATTCTTATATTAAAACATGATGAAAAAATATTACTTCTACTAGGCGAAACATGCATATCTTATTTCCCAACTGAAGTTTTACGATGGTGCCATAAATTTGAGACATTTTGGAAGAATGTTGAATTGAGGATGAAAATGAGGCTGGAGGAAATGTTGTTTGAATTGAACCAGAGTGATCGATCAGACTAATTGGATTGAGATTAAGTAATGTACTGGTTCAATTAGAAGATTAAATCGATTAAATTCGTAAATTAAACTGATCGAACCGATCAAACTAAAGATCAATAATTTAATCGATTCAACCATCAATCCGATTTTGCAATCcgattttgaaaaccttaatggTGGCAAGAGCAAGCCCATTGCACTATTGCAGTAGCATGACAACCCCCATAGGATGGAACAGCAATCTTACCCAAATTACTTTGCATCGCACTCGAGCAACGTGTTTTGGTCCTTGTGGAGGTAAAAATAGACATGCTACCAGGAAGTTGGACATATGAAAAAATGTTGTAACAAACAAATTCTTCATCATAAgcatattcaataaaaattagaCTATATAAGTAAATTATAAGCATGAAACTACGATGCAAATTCATTAGAAACTCAACATCCAAATCAAGATAAAAGCCTCATAAGTGTGAAAAATACCAAATTAGTGTTACTAAATCAACATGAATCAAAACAACAGAGAGAAATATACCAAAGACTATAAAAGCATCCAATGGTACATGCCTAAAAATTTTAAGAAGACCTAAAATGACATTACGAGTAAAAGACTAGCTAAGACTCTCGAAAATAATGTTGCTCGACTCTAACAAGCGTTTGCAAACCTCTTAAATCTATACATGAAACACAAATCTACAAATTGAGCTTTTTCATTAAGCTCAATGGTGCATAACAAATTTCCAATAAGCTAAAATAAAAGTATACTAACCAAACAACAATATATCATCTATGGCATCAAGAAGTATAATAATAAAGAATATTTAAAACATTATAACACATAATGTATTCATTAAGATCAtaacatttcacatttcatttcacaGCACCCTTGCGTACATAGTTGTATTACATAATTGAAGCAAGCATAGTCATTCAATTTCACTTCCTCATAACAAAAATTCTgttaaacatttttattaaagCATTTCCCCAAATAATCAAATTTGGAAttgtatataaatacatatatattcaaccAAATCTTCTAAAAGTATTGCAAAAGCTCAATAATATGGCACACTATAACAAACCTTCAGTGCATGTGTAACACGACTTATTCTACCTATTCCTCAAGAATGTGCAAAAACCTTATAAAACAAATCTCTCAAGCACATTAAGCAAACTTGCATCATATAAAAACTTTATAGAACTCTATATATCCTATGACATATTAACTATACATGAGAATtatctaaaattatttaataagatTATTCAAAAATTTGAACATGTATTTCCAATTATTTATCAACCAAACACATATCAACATTCCAGCAGCAACATTATTTATCATTTAACCATTCTAAGGCTTCACTATGAGCAACATCACACACACAATTCTCTATTTATTTAACTTGTACTTAACCCATAACAAGATGCTTACCAAAgtaatcattcaatacatacaaCATAAAATCAGTTCCTAAACAATTAATTTAGATGAAAACATAACATGAAGTATAACGAAAATTAGAATGCAAAAACTAAAACCAAGCCTCCATTACTTTCTCTTTTGCTTTCGCCTTCAAACTTTCATCTTCTTTAGTTTCATTTTCAACATCAAAtcaataaaacaaattagaaaaatGATGCAATTCGATGGAGTGAGACACTATCGCCGCTTCCTAAAACCACTCAAAAACACTCGTCTACTCCTGAATCTATATTTACTGAAACTAAAATCTAACATTATAACTACGATTTGGAACTTAAAATACTTTTGAACTCTATTAAAAATCAACAAGAACCATCATAAATCTCAGCACTCTCTCACTCTACAACTCACCTAAAGCTTTGAGATATCGCTCAAACTTTCTCAAATATGATTCTTTGTTCTAATGTtgttttaaacttaaaaacattTGGAATCTGAcgtaaaatcaataaaaaaaaacacaaaatcgAAGCTCCTCTCTCAAGAATGAAAATGACGTGAATGGATATAGAGAAAGAAAGTGAAGAATTCAAGCTTACAGAATTAAAATAGtgataattaattaagaaaatatgtttacCTAGCTGAAATGGATCGAATAgaatcaagaattaaagaaaatgattgaagaaatttgagaaaaaatatgACAACTATGGTGAAAATGGAATGGGTTACAGTTCCCTCCAACTAACCTCAGGGGTTCGACCCAAAAAAAATCATCTAATGTTATATTTGCTCTTATGCCCTTGGGCTGATTACCAAATAAAGACCTCTATTCTATCTAGAGTTATTTCCAACTCTTAAGACATTGTAACTCCCTAATTTTGATTTCCTTACAAATTAGTccatatcttaaaattttaatttctaattcCCAACTAATTTAAAACTAACTACTAATTATTGCTCGCTAACTACGGATTATAAAATCGACCCGATACCGATTCCCATAAACCTCGGTTTAACTTCCCTAAATGTCTCCGATTCAATTGTAGCAATTTTCGCATTTTTTGACACCGGAAAATTTTGGAGCGTTGCATAAAACTGAAGAATGGAGTGAAAACTGACAGAAACCACTGAGTACCCAAGAACATGCGAAAAACCACTCCTTACAACTCGTTTGTACCAAGACAAGACTTTTACTCCTATAACTTCCTTAGAGAAAATTAAAGAGATGTGGTTTTCCTTTTAAGGTCATGAATATGATAATGTTTGATTATGTAGGACAATGTGTTTGTACGATTGATTTGCTCAATTCAATACCTGGTGGTGAAGGAACATGCTAATGATGGATTTTATGAGCTGCAAAACCCCAAAGAATCGATTCAGGCTTAAGTGTTTGATGGTATCTTTCCTCTAATCATACAGCCTATGTATTTTGCTATTTTTGTTTTCAGTTTTCCTCTGTATGCTAGTGCATCTTATTTCTTGTGGCAGTGGTTCGAGAATGAATTTGGATGAACTCTTTGAACAAAAGGGTGAGTTGCTAAAGCTGTTGTTGAGGAACTTGAGAAGGTAATATATGATGCATTCTTTTTTCTACCATTGGTCCACATTTAGGCAATGCTTGGTACCAAATTTGTTAATCTTATGGTTAAGCTGCAAAGTAGGAAAGTAACTGCGAATTTTAACCATTTGTTTAACAAGGGAGATATGGCTATGTTTCCATAAAGACCAACTCTGCAATGAGATTGTGTTACAGTTCAAAGACTTTGAGCCAGCCAGCGTGCACAAAGGAGAAGCTGAGGAAGTGGTATAAGAGCAAAGTATATGAGTGGAATTGATGCTTAATTGATTTATAACATCAAACTCAATCATAAATGGTTTGATATATGACCAAAATTATAGGTTTAAAGTTTAACCAATTtttaagagagagaaaaaaactgAACAATGTAACTGTCATCAACCATTCTCGATGGCGGCTACTGCATCTTTCCACGGGCAATATTTAACTTTGATTAATAAATGAAACGTATttattaataactttttt containing:
- the LOC107953666 gene encoding 40S ribosomal protein S20-2 — translated: MAFAAMKPTKPGLEESQEQIHKIRITLSSKNVKNLEKVCADLVRGAKDKRLRVKGPVRMPTKVLHITTRKSPCGEGTNTWDRFELRVHKRVIDLFSSPDVVKQITSITIEPGVEVEVTIADS